The following are encoded together in the Zonotrichia albicollis isolate bZonAlb1 chromosome 10, bZonAlb1.hap1, whole genome shotgun sequence genome:
- the GCG gene encoding pro-glucagon encodes MKMKSIYFVAGLLLMIVQGSWQNPLQDTEEKSRSFKASHSEPIEESRPLNEVKRHSQGTFTSDYTKYLDTRRAQDFVQWLMSTKRNGQQAQEDTENNQVPDQLSSNAISKRHAEYERHAEGTYTSDITSYLEGQAAKEFIAWLVNGRGRRDFPEKALVAEEMGRRHADGTFTSDINKVLDDMAAKEFLKWLINTKVTQRDLLEEYQQK; translated from the exons atgaaaatgaaaagcatttattttgttGCTGGTCTCCTTTTAATGATAGTTCAAGGCAGCTGGCAAAATCCTCTTCAAGATACAGAGGAGAAATCAAG ATCATTCAAAGCTTCCCATTCTGAGCCAATAGAGGAATCCAGACCGCTGAATGAAGTGAAACGTCACTCACAAGGCACATTCACCAGTGATTACACCAAGTACCTGGACACCAGACGAGCTCAGGACTTTGTGCAATGGTTAATGAGCACTAAAAGAAATGG CCAACAAGCTCAGGAGGACACAGAAAATAACCAAGTCCCTGACCAGCTCTCAAG CAATGCCATCTCCAAGCGCCACGCTGAGTATGAGAGACATGCTGAGGGCACCTACACCAGTGACATCACCTCTTATTTGGAAGGTCAAGCTGCCAAAGAGTTCATTGCTTGGTTAGTGAATGGACGAGGAAGAAGAGA TTTCCCAGAAAAAGCTCTTGTGGCTGAAGAAATGGGTCGGAGACATGCAGATGGCACTTTCACCAGTGATATCAACAAAGTCCTTGATGACATGGCTGCCAAAGAGTTCCTAAAATGGCTCATTAATACAAAAGTTACCCAAAG agaCCTTTTGGAAGAATACCAGCaaaaatga